The following are encoded together in the Pseudomonas sp. IB20 genome:
- a CDS encoding FAD-binding and (Fe-S)-binding domain-containing protein has translation MSLPAAFLSDAAQLIPKDRRFDDPLSTLAFGTDASFYRLIPQLVIRVESEDEVVALLQLAQRDRVPVTFRAAGTSLSGQAISDSVLIVLGDNWNGREIRGQGTQIRLQPGVIGAQANAWLAPFGRKIGPDPASINACKIGGIVANNASGMCCGTAQNTYHTLAGIRLVLADGSRLDTEDAASVAAFREQHCALLERLATLGRETRANAELAAKIRHKYRLKNTTGLSLNALVDFDEPLDILSHLLVGSEGTLGFISAVTYDTVIDHPNKASALIVFPDVETCCNAVTVLKSQPVSAVELLDRRSMRSVQDKPGMPAFVQQLSENACALLIESRAASSSLLHEQLALIMAALAPFPVEKQVDFTEDPVENARLWAIRKDTFPAVGAVRKTGTTVIIEDVTFPVEQLAIGVNRLIELFDKHHYDEAILFGHALEGNLHFVFTQGFNSSEEVARYQAFMDDVAQLVAVEFGGSLKAEHGTGRNMAPFVELEWGSDAYQLMWRLKRLLDPTGILNPDVVLSEDPQIHLKHLKPLPAADELVDKCIECGFCEPVCPSKGLTLSPRQRIVIWRDIQAKKRAGADTTELEAAYHYQGIDTCAATGLCAQRCPVGINTGDLVKKLRARDADRTKTADWLASHFATALQGARFTLHVANGARMLLGAPRLAKLSATVTKLSKGQIPQWTSAMPQPEKAIRFSPAVNDERPRVVYLAACVSRAMGPAASDKEQMSLYDKTRGLLEKAGYQVVIPDNQDSLCCGQPFASKGYAEQAEHKRQELIGALLHASRGGLDPIYCDTSPCTLRLVQDLGETRLDLYDPVRFIRTHLMDRLDFTPQEAPIAVHVTCSTQHLGESQALIDLARRCSKTVVIPEGIHCCGFAGDKGFTTPELNAHALRSLKDAVQYCSEGISTSRTCEIGLSQHGGIDYHGLVYLVDRVTQARAH, from the coding sequence ATGAGCCTGCCTGCTGCTTTCCTGAGCGACGCCGCACAACTGATCCCGAAAGATCGTCGCTTCGACGATCCACTTTCCACCCTCGCCTTCGGCACCGACGCCAGCTTTTACCGACTGATCCCACAGCTGGTGATTCGCGTGGAGTCGGAAGACGAAGTGGTGGCGCTGCTGCAACTGGCCCAGCGTGATCGCGTGCCCGTGACCTTCCGCGCGGCGGGCACCAGCTTGTCCGGCCAAGCCATCAGCGACTCGGTGCTGATCGTGCTGGGTGACAATTGGAACGGCCGTGAGATTCGCGGGCAAGGCACACAGATCCGCCTGCAACCTGGCGTGATTGGCGCCCAGGCCAATGCGTGGCTCGCACCGTTCGGGCGCAAGATCGGGCCGGACCCGGCGTCGATCAATGCCTGCAAAATTGGCGGCATCGTCGCCAACAACGCCAGCGGCATGTGCTGCGGCACCGCGCAAAATACCTATCACACCCTCGCGGGTATCCGTTTGGTACTGGCCGATGGCAGCCGCCTGGACACCGAAGATGCAGCCAGCGTCGCTGCCTTTCGTGAACAGCACTGTGCGCTGCTTGAGCGCTTGGCAACACTGGGCCGCGAGACGCGGGCAAACGCTGAATTAGCCGCCAAAATCCGCCACAAATACCGTCTGAAAAACACCACCGGCCTGTCGCTCAATGCCTTGGTCGATTTCGATGAGCCGCTGGATATCCTCAGCCACCTGCTTGTGGGTTCCGAAGGCACTCTGGGATTCATCAGCGCAGTGACTTACGACACGGTGATCGATCACCCGAACAAAGCCTCGGCGCTGATCGTGTTCCCTGATGTCGAGACCTGCTGCAACGCCGTGACCGTGTTGAAATCCCAACCGGTCTCGGCCGTCGAGTTGCTTGACCGGCGCAGCATGCGTTCGGTACAGGACAAGCCGGGCATGCCTGCTTTCGTACAGCAGCTATCGGAAAATGCCTGCGCGCTATTGATCGAATCCCGCGCAGCATCGTCGTCCTTGCTGCACGAGCAACTGGCGCTGATCATGGCGGCCCTGGCGCCCTTCCCAGTGGAAAAACAGGTCGACTTCACCGAAGACCCGGTCGAAAACGCACGCCTGTGGGCCATCCGCAAAGACACCTTCCCCGCCGTCGGCGCCGTGCGTAAAACCGGCACCACGGTGATCATCGAAGACGTGACCTTCCCGGTCGAGCAACTGGCCATCGGCGTGAACCGCTTGATCGAGTTATTCGATAAACACCACTACGACGAAGCCATCCTTTTCGGACATGCCTTGGAAGGCAATCTTCACTTTGTGTTCACCCAAGGCTTCAACAGCAGCGAAGAAGTCGCACGCTATCAAGCGTTCATGGACGACGTCGCGCAACTGGTGGCGGTGGAGTTCGGTGGCTCTCTGAAAGCCGAGCACGGCACTGGCCGCAATATGGCGCCGTTCGTTGAGCTGGAATGGGGCAGCGATGCCTATCAGTTGATGTGGCGGCTAAAACGCCTGCTCGACCCCACCGGCATTCTCAACCCCGACGTGGTGCTCAGCGAAGACCCGCAAATCCACCTCAAGCACCTCAAACCATTGCCCGCCGCCGACGAGCTTGTGGATAAGTGCATCGAATGCGGGTTCTGCGAGCCGGTTTGCCCTTCCAAGGGCCTGACCTTGAGCCCACGCCAACGCATTGTGATCTGGCGCGACATCCAGGCGAAGAAGCGCGCGGGCGCCGACACCACCGAACTGGAAGCGGCTTACCACTACCAAGGCATCGACACCTGCGCCGCCACCGGGTTATGCGCCCAACGCTGCCCTGTAGGCATCAATACCGGCGACCTGGTAAAAAAGCTGCGCGCCCGCGACGCCGACCGTACGAAAACCGCCGACTGGCTGGCCAGCCATTTCGCCACAGCACTGCAAGGCGCACGTTTTACTCTGCATGTCGCCAATGGTGCGCGCATGCTTCTGGGCGCGCCGCGCCTGGCCAAGCTGTCAGCCACGGTGACCAAACTGTCCAAAGGGCAAATCCCTCAATGGACCAGCGCCATGCCGCAGCCGGAGAAAGCTATCCGATTCAGCCCGGCCGTTAACGATGAGCGACCACGCGTGGTCTACCTGGCGGCCTGCGTCTCACGCGCCATGGGCCCTGCGGCGAGTGATAAAGAACAGATGTCGTTGTACGACAAAACCCGTGGCCTGCTGGAAAAAGCCGGTTACCAAGTCGTCATCCCCGACAACCAGGACAGCCTGTGCTGCGGCCAGCCTTTCGCCTCCAAAGGCTATGCCGAACAGGCCGAACACAAACGCCAAGAACTGATCGGCGCCCTGCTTCACGCCAGCCGTGGCGGCCTCGACCCGATCTACTGCGACACCAGCCCCTGCACCCTACGGCTGGTGCAAGACCTCGGCGAAACGCGCCTGGACCTCTACGACCCGGTACGGTTTATCCGCACCCACCTGATGGACCGCCTCGATTTCACGCCCCAGGAAGCGCCCATCGCCGTGCACGTCACCTGCAGCACTCAGCACCTGGGTGAAAGCCAGGCATTGATCGATCTCGCGCGACGCTGCTCAAAAACCGTGGTGATCCCGGAAGGCATCCACTGCTGCGGCTTTGCCGGCGACAAAGGCTTTACCACGCCGGAGCTCAACGCCCACGCCCTGCGCTCGCTCAAGGACGCCGTGCAATATTGCAGCGAAGGCATCTCCACCAGCCGCACCTGCGAGATCGGCCTGAGCCAACATGGAGGCATTGATTACCACGGGCTGGTGTACCTGGTGGACCGGGTAACCCAGGCGCGGGCGCATTAA
- the smpB gene encoding SsrA-binding protein SmpB: MAKQKKHPTGTIAQNKKARHDYFIEHRFEAGLVLAGWEVKSLRASKLQLVDSYVLLKDGEAWLLGSHITPLTTASTHVIADPVRTRKLLLNARELEKLAAAVQQKGYACICLSWYWSKHLVKCEIALGKGKKEYDKRDTERERDSNRELHRAVRNKGKEE; encoded by the coding sequence ATGGCTAAACAAAAGAAACACCCCACAGGGACCATCGCGCAAAATAAAAAGGCGCGACACGATTACTTCATCGAACATCGGTTCGAGGCTGGTCTGGTCCTGGCCGGCTGGGAAGTAAAAAGTCTGCGCGCCAGCAAACTGCAACTGGTCGACAGTTACGTATTGCTCAAAGATGGCGAGGCATGGCTGCTCGGCAGTCATATCACCCCGCTGACCACCGCGAGCACCCACGTGATTGCCGACCCGGTGCGCACGCGCAAGCTGTTGCTCAACGCGCGCGAACTGGAAAAGCTCGCTGCCGCCGTACAGCAGAAAGGCTATGCCTGCATCTGCCTGTCCTGGTACTGGAGCAAGCACCTGGTCAAGTGCGAGATCGCACTGGGCAAGGGCAAGAAGGAATACGACAAGCGCGATACCGAGCGTGAACGCGACTCCAACCGTGAGCTGCATCGCGCCGTGCGTAACAAGGGCAAGGAAGAGTAA
- a CDS encoding FCD domain-containing protein, with protein sequence MGFDQVRQRRLSDDIVEQLEGMILEGTLKSGERLPAERALAERFGVSRPSLREAIQKLAAKGLLVSRQGGGNYVADSLGSTFSDPLLHLLENNPEAQRDLLEFRQTLEASCAYYAAQRATEVDRERLTAAFEALQDCYTRVDEVSRVEEGAADARFHLAIAEASHNAVLLHTIRGLFDLLKRNVVTNIGGMYQQRTETRDMLISQHRDLYLAIIEGRAEQAREVSTRHLLYVQEVLEEVRQEVQRVARAERRKGM encoded by the coding sequence ATGGGGTTTGATCAGGTGCGTCAGCGCCGTTTGTCTGACGATATTGTCGAGCAGCTTGAGGGCATGATCCTTGAGGGTACGCTCAAGTCAGGCGAGCGCTTGCCGGCCGAGCGCGCTTTGGCTGAGCGGTTTGGCGTGTCGCGCCCGTCGTTGCGCGAGGCGATCCAGAAGCTGGCGGCCAAGGGGTTGCTGGTCAGTCGCCAGGGCGGCGGTAACTATGTGGCGGATTCCTTGGGGTCGACGTTCAGCGATCCGCTGCTGCACCTGCTGGAAAATAACCCCGAGGCCCAGCGTGATTTGTTGGAGTTTCGCCAGACCTTAGAAGCTTCGTGTGCTTACTACGCGGCGCAGCGCGCCACCGAGGTTGACCGTGAGCGGCTGACCGCCGCCTTTGAGGCGTTGCAGGATTGCTACACGCGGGTTGATGAGGTCAGCCGGGTGGAGGAGGGCGCGGCGGATGCGCGGTTTCACTTGGCCATTGCCGAGGCCAGCCATAATGCAGTGTTGCTGCACACCATTCGCGGCCTGTTTGATCTGCTCAAGCGTAACGTGGTGACCAACATCGGCGGCATGTACCAGCAGCGTACGGAAACCCGCGACATGCTGATCAGTCAGCACCGGGATTTGTACTTGGCGATTATCGAGGGGCGGGCCGAGCAGGCACGCGAAGTTTCAACACGTCACCTGCTGTATGTGCAGGAAGTGTTGGAGGAGGTGCGTCAGGAAGTTCAGCGCGTGGCGCGGGCGGAGCGACGTAAAGGCATGTAG
- a CDS encoding lactate permease LctP family transporter yields the protein MQTWQQLYSPLGSLGLSALAAVIPIVFFFLALAVFRLKGHVAGSITLALSILVAIFAFQMPVDMALAAAGYGFAYGLWPIAWIIVAAVFLYKLTVKSGQFEIIRSSVLSITDDQRLQVLLIGFCFGAFLEGAAGFGAPVAITAALLVGLGFNPLYAAGLCLIANTAPVAFGALGIPIIVAGQVTGIDAFKIGAMTGRQLPLLSLFVPFWLVFMMDGLRGVRETWPAALVAGLSFAITQYFTSNFIGPELPDITSALASLISLTLFLKVWQPKRTAGAQIAGATSSTTVTASVGGFGQPRQTVASPYSLGRIFKAWSPFLILTVLVTIWTLKPFKAMFAAGGSMYSWVFNFAIPHLDQLVIKVAPIVTNPTAIPAVFKLDPISATGTAIFFSALVSMLVLKIDIKTGLTTFKETVYELRWPILSIGMVLAFAFVTNYSGMSSSMALVLAGTGAAFPFFSPFLGWLGVFLTGSDTSSNALFSSLQATTAHQIGVSDVLLVAANTSGGVTGKMISPQSIAVACAATGLVGKESDLFRFTLKHSLFFATIVGLITLAQAYWFTGMLVH from the coding sequence ATGCAAACCTGGCAACAGCTCTACAGCCCTCTCGGCAGCCTCGGCCTGTCCGCATTGGCCGCGGTTATTCCGATCGTTTTCTTCTTCCTGGCCTTGGCTGTGTTTCGCCTCAAAGGCCACGTCGCCGGTAGCATCACCCTGGCGCTGTCGATCCTGGTAGCGATCTTCGCCTTCCAAATGCCCGTGGACATGGCGCTGGCCGCCGCCGGTTATGGGTTTGCCTATGGCCTGTGGCCTATCGCGTGGATCATCGTCGCGGCCGTGTTCCTCTACAAACTGACGGTCAAGAGCGGCCAGTTCGAGATCATCCGCAGCTCGGTCCTGTCGATCACCGACGACCAACGCTTACAGGTCTTGCTGATCGGCTTTTGCTTCGGCGCCTTCCTGGAAGGTGCAGCCGGTTTCGGTGCACCCGTTGCGATCACTGCCGCACTGCTGGTCGGCCTGGGTTTCAACCCGCTGTACGCCGCAGGCCTGTGCCTGATCGCCAACACCGCGCCCGTCGCCTTCGGCGCGCTGGGCATCCCGATCATCGTCGCCGGGCAAGTCACCGGCATTGACGCATTCAAGATCGGCGCCATGACCGGCCGCCAGCTACCGCTGCTGTCGCTGTTCGTGCCGTTCTGGCTGGTGTTCATGATGGACGGCCTGCGCGGCGTTCGCGAAACCTGGCCGGCAGCCCTGGTGGCAGGCCTGAGCTTCGCCATCACTCAGTACTTCACCTCCAACTTCATCGGCCCGGAACTGCCGGACATCACCTCGGCCCTGGCCAGCCTGATTTCCCTGACCCTGTTCCTGAAAGTCTGGCAGCCCAAGCGCACCGCAGGCGCACAGATTGCCGGCGCCACCTCAAGTACAACGGTTACCGCCAGTGTCGGCGGCTTCGGTCAACCACGCCAAACCGTCGCGTCGCCCTACAGCCTGGGGCGGATTTTCAAAGCCTGGTCGCCGTTCCTGATCCTGACCGTGCTGGTTACCATCTGGACCCTCAAGCCGTTCAAGGCGATGTTCGCGGCGGGCGGTTCGATGTACAGCTGGGTGTTCAACTTCGCGATCCCGCACCTGGACCAACTGGTGATCAAGGTCGCCCCCATCGTCACCAACCCGACGGCGATTCCAGCGGTGTTCAAGCTGGATCCGATTTCAGCCACCGGCACCGCGATTTTCTTCTCCGCGCTGGTTTCAATGTTGGTGTTGAAGATCGACATAAAAACTGGTCTGACCACTTTTAAAGAGACCGTCTACGAGCTGCGCTGGCCGATCCTGTCCATCGGCATGGTGCTGGCGTTCGCCTTCGTCACCAACTACTCCGGCATGTCCTCGAGCATGGCGTTGGTGTTGGCTGGCACCGGCGCTGCCTTCCCATTCTTCTCGCCCTTCCTCGGCTGGCTGGGGGTTTTCCTGACAGGTTCCGACACCTCGTCCAACGCACTGTTCAGCTCGCTGCAAGCCACCACTGCACATCAGATCGGCGTCAGCGATGTGCTGTTGGTCGCCGCCAATACCAGCGGCGGCGTGACCGGCAAGATGATCTCGCCGCAGTCGATCGCCGTCGCCTGCGCCGCCACCGGGCTGGTGGGCAAGGAATCCGATCTGTTCCGCTTTACCCTCAAGCACAGCCTGTTTTTTGCCACTATCGTCGGGCTGATCACGCTGGCGCAGGCCTACTGGTTCACCGGTATGCTGGTGCACTAA